In Campylobacter suis, the following proteins share a genomic window:
- a CDS encoding prepilin-type N-terminal cleavage/methylation domain-containing protein, protein MKKGFSLIETIVSIVIIGIISISLPAIMKLSANANAKSTLSQSVTNAKSALVLAIKSPYTCAYINEHEGQSVPIFASENFYIKFGLFGEGRRNFADTKILVSHDGSCSSLQSIDKIKSENFTPNNTSDFTQNFSYEISTYPTRTPFDENISVLENFDAKLVTINGKAGVESQSQNIRMHAIVTNIGELEGVMIKQLK, encoded by the coding sequence ATGAAAAAAGGTTTTTCTCTCATAGAAACCATCGTATCAATAGTTATAATAGGCATTATAAGTATATCTTTGCCAGCCATTATGAAACTAAGTGCTAATGCAAATGCAAAAAGCACACTAAGCCAAAGCGTTACAAACGCAAAGAGCGCACTTGTTTTAGCTATAAAATCGCCTTATACATGTGCCTACATAAACGAACACGAAGGTCAAAGCGTGCCTATTTTTGCTAGTGAAAATTTCTATATCAAATTTGGGCTTTTTGGTGAAGGGCGCAGAAATTTTGCTGATACTAAAATTTTAGTCTCCCACGATGGTAGCTGCTCTAGCCTACAAAGTATAGATAAGATAAAAAGCGAAAATTTTACCCCAAACAATACAAGCGACTTTACACAAAATTTTAGCTATGAGATTAGCACATATCCTACAAGAACGCCATTTGATGAGAATATAAGCGTTTTAGAAAATTTTGATGCAAAGCTAGTTACCATAAACGGCAAAGCAGGTGTTGAAAGTCAAAGTCAAAATATACGCATGCATGCCATCGTTACAAATATCGGTGAACTTGAAGGCGTGATGATAAAGCAGTTAAAATGA